Proteins encoded by one window of Streptomyces sp. NBC_01571:
- a CDS encoding SigE family RNA polymerase sigma factor: MAEVLEFTAVQTRGAALRPPRRLGSPGAPGGMPVIAPMPAARPARIPSQRDGAEDTSTAAGTTVDHLTETYRAHYRSLLGLAALLLDDTASCEDVVQEAFIRVHSARKRVREPEKTLAYLRQTVVNLSRSALRRRILGLKLLSKPMPDMASAEEGAYDLLERDALKKAMKGLQRRQREVLVLRYFADMTEAQVAETLGISLGSVKAYGSRGIAALRVAMEAPA; the protein is encoded by the coding sequence GTGGCAGAGGTACTCGAATTCACTGCGGTACAGACGAGGGGCGCGGCCCTGCGTCCACCCCGCCGACTCGGCAGCCCCGGCGCGCCCGGCGGCATGCCGGTGATCGCGCCCATGCCCGCAGCGCGGCCCGCCCGCATACCGAGCCAGCGCGACGGCGCTGAGGACACCAGCACGGCCGCAGGCACGACGGTCGACCATCTGACCGAGACCTACCGCGCCCACTACCGGTCGCTCCTGGGTCTCGCGGCGCTCCTGCTCGACGACACCGCCTCCTGCGAGGACGTCGTCCAGGAGGCCTTCATCCGGGTGCACTCGGCGCGCAAGCGCGTCCGCGAGCCGGAGAAGACGCTGGCCTACCTGCGTCAGACCGTCGTCAACCTCTCGCGGTCCGCCCTGCGCCGGCGCATCCTCGGCCTCAAGCTCCTCTCGAAGCCGATGCCCGACATGGCGAGCGCGGAGGAGGGCGCGTACGACCTGCTGGAGCGCGACGCGCTGAAGAAGGCCATGAAGGGCCTGCAGCGCCGTCAGCGCGAGGTCCTCGTGCTGCGCTACTTCGCGGACATGACCGAGGCCCAGGTCGCCGAGACCCTCGGCATATCGCTCGGCTCGGTCAAGGCGTACGGCTCGCGCGGCATCGCGGCGCTCCGTGTGGCCATGGAGGCCCCGGCATGA
- the recR gene encoding recombination mediator RecR, with translation MYEGVVQDLIDELGRLPGVGPKSAQRIAFHILQAEPTDVRRLAQCLMEVKARVRFCATCGNVAQEELCNICRDPRRDLSVICVVEEPKDVVAIERTREFRGKYHVLGGAISPIEGVGPDDLRIRELLARLADGAVTELILATDPNLEGEATATYLARMIKPMGLRVTRLASGLPVGGDLEYADEVTLGRAFEGRRLLDV, from the coding sequence TTGTACGAAGGCGTGGTCCAGGACCTCATCGACGAGTTGGGGCGGCTGCCCGGCGTCGGTCCCAAGAGCGCGCAACGGATCGCCTTCCACATCCTGCAGGCCGAGCCGACGGACGTCCGTCGGCTCGCGCAGTGCCTCATGGAGGTCAAGGCGAGGGTCCGCTTCTGCGCGACCTGCGGCAACGTGGCACAGGAGGAGCTGTGCAACATCTGCCGCGACCCGCGCCGCGACCTGTCGGTGATCTGCGTGGTCGAGGAACCGAAGGACGTCGTCGCGATCGAGCGGACGCGTGAGTTCCGGGGGAAGTACCACGTGCTCGGCGGAGCGATCAGCCCGATCGAGGGTGTGGGCCCGGACGACCTGCGGATAAGGGAACTCCTCGCCCGCCTCGCGGACGGCGCGGTCACGGAACTCATCCTGGCCACCGACCCGAACCTGGAGGGCGAGGCCACGGCCACGTATCTCGCCCGCATGATCAAGCCCATGGGCCTCAGGGTCACCCGCCTGGCCAGCGGCCTCCCGGTGGGTGGCGACCTGGAATACGCGGACGAGGTCACGCTCGGCCGCGCCTTCGAGGGGAGACGACTCCTAGATGTCTGA
- a CDS encoding YbaB/EbfC family nucleoid-associated protein has protein sequence MIPGGGQPNMQQLLQQAQKMQQDLANAQEELARTEVEGQSGGGLVKATVTGSGELRALVIDPKAVDPEDTETLADLVVAAVQAANENAQALQQQKLGPLAQGLGGGGIPGLPF, from the coding sequence GTGATTCCCGGTGGTGGCCAGCCCAACATGCAGCAGTTGCTCCAGCAGGCCCAGAAGATGCAGCAGGACCTCGCGAACGCGCAGGAGGAACTCGCGCGCACGGAGGTGGAAGGCCAGTCGGGCGGCGGTCTGGTGAAGGCGACGGTGACCGGCTCAGGTGAGCTCCGCGCCCTGGTGATCGACCCGAAGGCGGTGGACCCCGAGGACACGGAGACGCTCGCCGACCTGGTCGTCGCGGCGGTCCAGGCGGCGAACGAGAACGCGCAGGCGCTCCAGCAGCAGAAGCTCGGCCCGCTCGCCCAGGGTCTCGGCGGCGGCGGCATCCCCGGTCTGCCCTTCTAA
- a CDS encoding SLATT domain-containing protein — MSQPEMQPEGPPQDARDDGAGGPRPGDLTGRPLPLGDWGEPAERLHELYQWVERGALDTASWYLADRAGKRWGARVLRGGAGLGTVAGAALPLLDLTGVVGGVAPWGYLALLLAVACVAGDRFFGVTSGWIRDVATAQAVQRRLQVLQFDWASESVREVLGPAEGTASEAAERCLGVLRRFSEDVTELVRAETADWMVEFRTGPAPLGIQSSLAGSPRPEGTSPGRLPLPPGTRPNMPRQRPPEPR; from the coding sequence GTGAGCCAGCCGGAGATGCAGCCCGAGGGGCCGCCCCAGGACGCTCGGGACGACGGGGCCGGGGGCCCTCGGCCGGGCGACCTGACCGGCCGGCCGCTCCCCCTCGGGGACTGGGGGGAACCGGCCGAGCGGCTCCATGAGCTGTACCAGTGGGTGGAGCGGGGGGCTCTCGACACGGCGTCCTGGTACCTCGCGGACCGGGCCGGGAAGCGGTGGGGGGCCCGGGTGCTGCGGGGCGGAGCGGGACTGGGCACGGTGGCCGGAGCCGCGCTGCCGCTGCTGGATCTCACCGGAGTGGTCGGTGGCGTGGCTCCCTGGGGGTATCTCGCACTGCTGCTCGCGGTGGCGTGTGTGGCGGGCGACCGGTTCTTCGGGGTGACCTCCGGGTGGATAAGGGACGTGGCCACGGCGCAGGCCGTGCAGCGACGGCTCCAGGTCCTCCAGTTCGACTGGGCGTCCGAGAGCGTGCGGGAGGTGCTGGGGCCCGCGGAGGGGACCGCCAGCGAGGCGGCGGAGCGGTGTCTCGGCGTCCTGCGCAGATTCTCGGAGGACGTCACGGAGCTGGTCCGGGCCGAGACCGCGGACTGGATGGTGGAGTTCCGGACGGGACCGGCGCCGTTGGGCATCCAGTCGTCGCTGGCCGGGTCGCCCCGGCCCGAGGGGACTTCGCCCGGACGCCTGCCGCTGCCCCCGGGCACCCGGCCGAACATGCCCCGCCAGCGGCCGCCCGAGCCGCGATAG
- a CDS encoding aspartate kinase, with amino-acid sequence MGLVVQKYGGSSVADAEGIKRVAKRIVEAKKNGHQVVVVVSAMGDTTDELIDLAEQVSPMPSGREFDMLLTAGERISMALLAMAIKNLGHSAQSFTGSQAGVITDSVHNKARIIDVTPGRIRTALDEGNIAIVAGFQGVSQDKKDITTLGRGGSDTTAVALAAALDAEVCEIYTDVDGVFTADPRVVKKAKKIDWIAFEDMLELAASGSKVLLHRCVEYARRYNIPIHVRSSFSGLQGTWVSNAPIQQGDQKVEQAIISGVAHDTSEAKVTVVGVPDKPGEAASIFRAIADAEINIDMVVQNVSAASTGLTDISFTLPKTEGRKAIDALEKARTVIGYDSLRYDDQIGKISLVGAGMKTNPGVTAGFFEALSDAGVNIELISTSEIRISVVTRADDVPEAVRAVHTAFGLDSDSDEAVVYGGTGR; translated from the coding sequence GTGGGCCTTGTCGTGCAGAAGTACGGAGGTTCCTCCGTAGCCGATGCCGAGGGCATCAAGCGCGTCGCCAAGCGAATCGTGGAAGCGAAGAAGAACGGCCACCAGGTGGTCGTGGTCGTTTCCGCGATGGGCGACACGACGGACGAGCTGATCGATCTCGCCGAGCAGGTGTCTCCGATGCCCAGCGGGCGAGAGTTCGACATGCTGCTGACCGCGGGAGAGCGGATCTCCATGGCCCTGCTGGCGATGGCGATCAAGAACCTGGGCCACAGCGCCCAGTCGTTCACCGGCAGCCAGGCGGGTGTCATCACCGACTCGGTCCACAACAAAGCGCGGATCATCGACGTCACGCCCGGCCGTATCCGCACGGCCCTCGACGAGGGCAACATCGCCATCGTCGCCGGGTTCCAGGGTGTCTCGCAGGACAAGAAGGACATCACCACGCTCGGGCGCGGTGGTTCCGACACGACGGCGGTCGCGCTCGCGGCGGCCCTCGACGCCGAGGTCTGCGAGATCTACACCGACGTGGACGGCGTGTTCACCGCCGACCCGCGGGTGGTGAAGAAGGCGAAGAAGATCGACTGGATCGCCTTCGAGGACATGCTGGAGCTCGCCGCCTCCGGCTCCAAGGTGCTGCTCCACCGCTGTGTGGAGTACGCCCGCCGCTACAACATCCCGATCCACGTGCGCTCGTCCTTCAGCGGACTCCAGGGCACCTGGGTCAGCAACGCACCGATCCAGCAAGGGGACCAGAAGGTGGAGCAGGCCATCATCTCCGGTGTCGCTCACGACACCTCCGAGGCCAAGGTCACCGTCGTCGGTGTCCCGGACAAGCCGGGCGAGGCCGCTTCGATCTTCCGGGCCATCGCCGACGCCGAGATCAACATCGACATGGTCGTGCAGAACGTGTCCGCCGCCTCCACGGGCCTCACGGACATCTCCTTCACCCTTCCCAAGACCGAGGGCCGCAAGGCCATCGACGCCCTGGAGAAGGCCAGGACCGTGATCGGCTACGACTCGCTGCGCTACGACGACCAGATCGGCAAGATCTCGCTCGTCGGCGCGGGCATGAAGACGAACCCGGGTGTCACGGCCGGCTTCTTCGAGGCGCTCAGCGACGCCGGGGTCAACATCGAGCTGATCTCGACCTCCGAGATCCGTATCTCGGTCGTGACCCGTGCCGACGACGTGCCGGAGGCCGTGCGCGCCGTGCACACCGCCTTCGGGCTCGACTCCGACAGCGACGAGGCCGTCGTCTACGGGGGCACTGGCCGCTGA
- a CDS encoding aspartate-semialdehyde dehydrogenase encodes MAERTGRPAEHSGYSGHPGRLGRPTLAVVGATGAVGGVMLQILSQHADIWGEIRLLASPRSAGRKLAVRGEEVEVAALSEAALEGVDVAMFDVPDEVAAHWAPIAAAKGVIVVDNSGAFRMDPDVPLVVPEVNPHTARMRPRGIIANPNCTTLSMIVALGALHAEFGLRELVVSSYQAVSGAGRAGVETLRQQLSLVAGTELGTSPGDVRRAVGDNTGPFPEPVALNVVPWAGSLREDGWSSEEMKVRDESRKILGLPHLPVAVTCVRVPVVTTHSLTVHARFEGRVTVARAREILATAPGVVLFDDPAAGEFPTPADVVGTDPTWVGRVRRALDDPTALELFVCGDNLRKGAALNTAQIAELVAAELSVRPPGRA; translated from the coding sequence ATGGCCGAACGGACCGGGCGACCGGCTGAACACTCCGGATACTCCGGTCACCCCGGACGCCTCGGGCGTCCGACGCTCGCGGTCGTGGGTGCGACCGGGGCCGTCGGCGGCGTCATGCTCCAGATCCTGTCCCAGCACGCGGACATCTGGGGCGAGATCCGTCTGCTCGCCTCCCCGCGCTCGGCCGGCCGCAAGCTGGCCGTGCGCGGCGAGGAGGTCGAGGTGGCGGCGCTGAGCGAGGCCGCCCTCGAAGGGGTCGACGTCGCGATGTTCGACGTACCCGACGAGGTGGCCGCGCACTGGGCGCCGATCGCCGCCGCCAAGGGTGTGATCGTGGTGGACAACTCGGGCGCCTTCCGGATGGACCCGGACGTACCCCTGGTCGTCCCCGAGGTCAATCCGCACACCGCGCGGATGCGTCCCCGCGGGATCATCGCCAACCCGAACTGCACCACCCTCTCCATGATCGTGGCGCTCGGCGCGCTGCACGCCGAGTTCGGGCTGCGCGAGCTGGTGGTCTCCAGCTACCAGGCGGTGAGCGGCGCCGGGCGCGCCGGCGTCGAGACCCTGCGCCAGCAGCTGTCCCTGGTCGCCGGCACGGAACTGGGGACCAGCCCCGGTGACGTACGCCGTGCGGTGGGGGACAACACCGGCCCGTTCCCGGAGCCGGTGGCGCTGAACGTCGTACCGTGGGCCGGGTCGCTGCGCGAGGACGGCTGGTCCTCGGAGGAGATGAAGGTGCGGGACGAGTCCCGCAAGATCCTCGGGCTGCCCCACCTGCCCGTGGCCGTGACCTGCGTCCGCGTCCCCGTCGTCACCACGCACTCCCTCACCGTCCACGCCCGTTTCGAGGGCAGGGTCACGGTGGCGAGGGCGCGGGAGATCCTGGCCACCGCGCCAGGGGTCGTCCTGTTCGACGATCCGGCCGCCGGGGAGTTCCCCACTCCCGCCGACGTCGTGGGTACCGACCCGACCTGGGTGGGCCGCGTCCGCCGGGCGCTCGACGATCCGACCGCCCTCGAACTCTTCGTCTGCGGCGACAACCTCCGCAAGGGCGCCGCGCTCAACACGGCGCAGATCGCGGAGCTGGTGGCGGCGGAGCTGTCGGTCCGTCCCCCGGGCCGGGCGTGA
- a CDS encoding serine/threonine-protein kinase, which yields MEKLGGGDPRQIGAYRLMARLGAGGMGNVYLARSDRGRTVAVKLVREELAEQEEFRARFRQEVQAARRVGGHWTAPVLDADTEADIPWVATGYVAGPSLQTVVGHDHGALPERSVRILAAGLAHALKDIHAAGLIHRDLKPSNVLVTIDGPRVIDFGIARALETVTDGGLTRTGALVGSPGFMAPEQVRGDRVTPACDIFCLGSVLSYAATGVLPFGATSSGVHAMMFRIAQEDPDLEGVPEGLADLVRHCLRKDPAARPSLDEILERTGAEDTVSGGRSRDPWLPSALVAQLGRHAVRLLDTENPDTATAALPPAPERAPEQPPAQVSEQAAGPAVDLSKSAAAAAAPGVSAAPAAPAASVAPVASGTTPVPEVSPEHAATPPPGQPGSADHLPTMIGGIHGTPPPAAPPAQHPAYGYPQQHPSPSGPPAYGYPQGGWGTPPGSYGSTTPYGPGSGPAPDLLEPPRRSGRSTAALIVVALVVALGAGGSVYALMRGGSGGTDDSKGAPATTAPTTPGPTASGPSASASTSAPTESSASPSAQGGTVPEGFLGTWDASIDNATGHNTRRLTIRQGEVGDTVLTLTADGPLGSGTYHCVFQAELTAAPAAGGPLRIGPSQVSSGGPLSSCTPGAASEVTLLPDGSLRRVNTGSGDALTYTKSG from the coding sequence ATGGAGAAGCTGGGGGGCGGGGACCCGCGTCAGATCGGGGCGTACCGGCTGATGGCGCGGCTCGGTGCCGGCGGGATGGGGAACGTCTATCTCGCACGCTCCGACCGCGGCCGTACCGTCGCCGTGAAACTGGTGCGCGAGGAACTGGCCGAGCAGGAGGAGTTCCGGGCCCGCTTCCGGCAGGAGGTGCAGGCCGCGCGCAGGGTCGGCGGTCACTGGACCGCGCCCGTGCTGGACGCGGACACGGAGGCCGACATCCCGTGGGTCGCGACCGGTTATGTGGCCGGTCCCAGTCTCCAGACCGTCGTCGGCCACGACCACGGCGCGCTGCCGGAGCGTTCCGTGCGCATCCTCGCGGCCGGCCTCGCGCACGCCCTGAAGGACATCCACGCGGCCGGACTCATCCACCGCGACCTCAAGCCCTCCAACGTGCTCGTGACGATCGACGGCCCGCGCGTCATCGACTTCGGGATCGCGCGCGCCCTGGAGACCGTCACCGACGGCGGCCTCACCCGCACCGGCGCGCTCGTCGGCTCTCCCGGCTTCATGGCGCCCGAGCAGGTCCGCGGTGACCGTGTCACGCCCGCGTGCGACATCTTCTGCCTGGGGTCGGTCCTGTCGTACGCCGCCACGGGCGTGCTGCCCTTCGGGGCGACGAGCAGCGGGGTGCACGCGATGATGTTCCGCATCGCGCAGGAGGACCCGGACCTGGAGGGCGTACCGGAGGGGCTCGCCGACCTCGTACGGCACTGTCTGCGCAAGGATCCGGCGGCACGCCCCTCGCTCGACGAGATCCTGGAGCGGACCGGCGCCGAGGACACCGTCTCGGGCGGGCGGTCCCGTGACCCGTGGCTGCCGAGCGCGCTGGTGGCCCAACTGGGGCGGCACGCCGTGCGGTTGCTGGACACGGAGAATCCGGACACGGCGACGGCCGCGCTTCCGCCGGCCCCGGAGCGGGCTCCGGAGCAGCCTCCGGCGCAGGTCTCGGAGCAGGCTGCGGGCCCGGCCGTGGATCTGTCCAAATCCGCTGCCGCGGCCGCTGCACCCGGCGTGTCTGCCGCACCCGCCGCACCCGCCGCATCCGTGGCCCCCGTCGCCTCCGGCACGACGCCGGTTCCCGAGGTCTCCCCGGAGCACGCCGCCACTCCGCCGCCGGGGCAGCCGGGCTCCGCGGACCACCTCCCCACGATGATCGGGGGCATCCACGGGACGCCCCCGCCGGCCGCACCGCCCGCGCAGCACCCCGCGTACGGCTATCCCCAGCAGCACCCCAGCCCTTCGGGGCCACCCGCGTACGGCTATCCGCAGGGCGGCTGGGGCACTCCGCCGGGCTCCTACGGCTCGACGACTCCGTACGGCCCCGGGAGCGGGCCCGCCCCCGACCTCCTGGAGCCCCCGCGCAGGAGCGGCCGTTCCACCGCCGCCCTGATCGTCGTGGCGCTGGTCGTCGCGCTGGGCGCGGGCGGCTCCGTCTACGCCCTGATGCGGGGCGGCAGCGGCGGCACCGACGACTCCAAGGGGGCCCCGGCCACCACCGCGCCCACGACACCGGGACCGACGGCATCCGGGCCGTCGGCCTCCGCCTCCACCTCCGCCCCCACCGAGTCGTCCGCCTCGCCGTCGGCGCAGGGCGGGACGGTCCCGGAGGGGTTCCTCGGCACCTGGGACGCCTCCATCGACAACGCGACGGGGCACAACACGCGCCGCCTCACCATCCGGCAGGGCGAGGTCGGCGACACGGTCCTCACGCTCACCGCGGACGGCCCGCTCGGCAGCGGCACCTACCACTGCGTCTTCCAGGCCGAGCTGACCGCCGCCCCGGCCGCCGGCGGCCCGCTGCGGATCGGTCCCTCCCAGGTCTCGTCCGGCGGACCGCTCTCCTCCTGCACGCCGGGCGCCGCCTCCGAGGTGACCCTGCTGCCCGACGGGAGTCTGCGCCGGGTGAACACGGGTTCCGGCGACGCCCTGACGTACACGAAGAGCGGCTGA
- a CDS encoding substrate-binding domain-containing protein, with amino-acid sequence MEWLSAENVVAVGTAVIGVVASAVMVWYERRVPRRKRIGYRVQMDNPVGDDVRSGRANVRLGLFDEAPGMADATLVLLRIENDGSQSIAGDDYTSRERHGLTAVFTDRTIRGVSVTQPPGTDHLMDHFTPAAGLSYEGGTLRIPRVPLNRGEHFKLLVLLSGGDVGRNIRLIGGLRDGEVSPNRSTTPDDQPPLFSRAARTITVLLTVCVVALALIVVLRDDSRPPIGCEQGTLTVTGSTAFAPVMSELAKKYERDCEGSDIVVDAHGSTAGVRELADAGARSKNGSPPVVALSDGPKPNGLPQLRENRVAVSVFALVVNDDIPLRGLTLDEVRRLYRGEIRDWKQLGGPDRPVLLVSRDANSGTRQVFQRRVLGRGEIANSSLDCVHKDDTTASVVRCELDSTDQVLSTVAALPGAIGYSELNLATGRKGLHQLTLDGHIPSVEELEHGTSDYPYREIEYAYTYGQPPADSLASSFLTYISRGSGQDVIRTHGHLPCGTPVGLKICGTD; translated from the coding sequence ATGGAGTGGCTGAGCGCAGAGAACGTAGTGGCCGTCGGGACCGCCGTGATCGGTGTCGTCGCCTCTGCCGTGATGGTCTGGTACGAGCGCCGGGTGCCGCGGCGCAAGCGGATCGGGTACCGGGTGCAGATGGACAACCCGGTGGGCGACGACGTGCGTTCGGGTCGCGCCAACGTGCGGCTCGGGCTGTTCGACGAGGCGCCGGGCATGGCGGACGCCACGCTGGTGCTGCTGCGGATCGAGAACGACGGCTCGCAGAGCATCGCCGGGGACGACTACACGAGCCGTGAACGGCACGGTCTGACCGCGGTGTTCACCGATCGCACCATCCGGGGCGTGTCCGTCACCCAGCCGCCCGGCACCGACCACCTCATGGACCACTTCACGCCGGCGGCGGGGCTCAGTTACGAGGGCGGCACCCTGCGCATCCCGCGCGTCCCGCTCAACCGGGGCGAGCACTTCAAGCTGCTCGTGCTGCTGTCGGGTGGTGACGTCGGGCGGAACATACGCCTCATCGGCGGACTGCGGGACGGTGAGGTCAGCCCCAACCGCAGTACGACACCGGACGATCAGCCGCCCCTGTTCAGCCGCGCGGCCCGGACGATCACCGTGCTGCTGACGGTGTGCGTCGTCGCACTCGCGCTGATCGTCGTGCTGCGGGACGACTCGCGGCCGCCGATCGGCTGTGAGCAGGGCACGCTGACGGTCACCGGCTCGACCGCCTTCGCGCCCGTCATGAGCGAGCTGGCCAAGAAGTACGAGCGGGACTGCGAGGGCTCCGACATCGTGGTCGACGCGCACGGCAGTACGGCGGGGGTGCGTGAGCTCGCGGACGCGGGGGCCCGGTCGAAGAACGGCTCGCCGCCCGTCGTCGCCCTCTCCGACGGGCCCAAGCCCAACGGTCTCCCGCAGCTGCGGGAGAACCGGGTCGCGGTCTCGGTCTTCGCACTGGTCGTCAACGACGACATCCCGCTCCGCGGCCTCACGCTGGACGAGGTACGCCGGCTCTACCGCGGCGAGATCCGCGACTGGAAGCAGCTCGGCGGCCCCGACCGGCCCGTGCTCCTCGTCAGCCGGGACGCCAACTCCGGTACGCGGCAGGTCTTCCAGCGCCGGGTGCTGGGCCGCGGCGAGATCGCGAACTCCTCCCTCGACTGCGTCCACAAGGACGACACGACGGCTTCCGTGGTGCGTTGCGAACTGGACTCCACCGACCAGGTGCTGAGCACCGTGGCGGCGCTCCCCGGCGCGATCGGCTACAGCGAGCTGAACCTCGCGACCGGCCGCAAGGGCCTGCACCAGCTCACCCTCGACGGCCACATCCCCTCCGTCGAGGAGCTGGAGCACGGCACCAGCGACTATCCGTACCGCGAGATCGAGTACGCCTACACCTACGGCCAGCCGCCCGCCGACTCCCTCGCCTCCAGCTTCCTCACCTACATCAGCCGGGGCAGCGGCCAGGACGTGATCCGCACCCACGGCCACCTGCCGTGCGGAACCCCCGTAGGCCTGAAAATCTGCGGCACGGACTGA
- a CDS encoding DUF5063 domain-containing protein, producing MSDATLHATSQDPDDFVVQIADQVESFLVAVTEVAKGDEPDSAVPFLLLEISQLLLAGGRLGAHEDIVPDERYEPDLGPEPDVDELRERLAVILEPIDVYSEVFDPYEPRRAPVACRISDDFADVITDLRHGMAHYRAGRTSEALWWWQFSYFSNWGSTASAALRALQSLVAHVRLNQPLDDLNGLDTDQDLGEEILAEEAGRVMAEEIGGPLGLGTAK from the coding sequence ATGTCTGACGCCACACTGCACGCCACCAGTCAGGACCCCGACGACTTCGTGGTCCAGATCGCGGACCAGGTCGAGAGCTTCCTGGTCGCCGTCACCGAGGTGGCCAAGGGCGACGAGCCGGACTCCGCGGTGCCCTTCCTCCTCCTGGAGATCTCCCAACTCCTCCTGGCCGGCGGACGCCTGGGCGCGCACGAGGACATCGTCCCCGACGAGCGCTACGAGCCGGACCTCGGCCCGGAACCGGACGTCGACGAGCTGCGCGAACGCCTGGCCGTGATACTGGAGCCGATCGACGTCTACTCCGAGGTCTTCGACCCGTACGAGCCCCGCAGGGCCCCGGTGGCCTGCCGGATCTCGGACGACTTCGCCGACGTCATCACGGACCTGCGCCACGGCATGGCCCACTACCGCGCGGGACGCACCAGCGAGGCGCTGTGGTGGTGGCAGTTCTCGTACTTCTCGAACTGGGGCTCCACCGCCTCGGCCGCTCTGCGCGCCCTCCAGTCCCTGGTCGCCCATGTGCGGCTGAACCAGCCCCTGGACGACCTGAACGGCCTGGACACCGACCAGGACCTCGGCGAGGAGATCCTCGCGGAGGAGGCGGGCCGGGTGATGGCCGAGGAGATCGGGGGCCCGCTGGGCCTGGGGACGGCCAAGTAG
- a CDS encoding SURF1 family protein — MYRFLLTPRWWGINVFVLLAIPFCIFMGSWQLSRFEARVQDQRDAGEQAAAARTDPARPLRELLPVDKDTSGKQAVATGRYGKQLLVPDREVDGRRGYYVLTLLRTDGGRALPVVRGWLPGTADPAKAPAAPAGEVTVTGALQVSESPGSDGVSAAGGLPDGQTGAISSASLVNLVPYKVYDAWITLAKADGGMTAVPATAPQGTGLDLKAFQNLGYTGEWFVFAGFVVFMWFRLLRREAEFTRDAELGLIPSAEADQDRDRERNGSPEGNPDRSANGHADGSSDGNPVRDAAGAPAP; from the coding sequence GTGTACCGGTTCCTGCTGACGCCCCGCTGGTGGGGGATCAACGTCTTCGTGCTGTTGGCCATCCCCTTCTGCATCTTCATGGGGTCGTGGCAGTTGAGCCGGTTCGAGGCTCGGGTCCAGGACCAGCGTGACGCCGGCGAGCAGGCCGCCGCGGCCAGGACGGATCCGGCCCGACCGCTGCGCGAGCTGCTGCCCGTCGACAAGGACACGTCCGGCAAGCAGGCCGTCGCCACCGGCCGGTACGGCAAGCAGCTGCTGGTGCCGGACCGCGAGGTGGACGGCAGGCGCGGGTACTACGTGCTGACGCTGCTGCGGACCGACGGCGGCCGGGCGCTGCCCGTCGTCCGGGGCTGGCTGCCCGGTACCGCGGATCCCGCGAAAGCGCCCGCCGCCCCGGCCGGCGAGGTGACCGTCACGGGGGCGTTGCAGGTCTCCGAGAGCCCGGGGTCGGACGGGGTGAGCGCCGCCGGTGGGCTTCCCGACGGGCAGACCGGCGCGATCAGCTCGGCGTCGCTGGTGAACCTGGTGCCGTACAAGGTCTACGACGCCTGGATCACCCTCGCGAAGGCCGACGGCGGGATGACGGCGGTGCCCGCGACCGCGCCGCAGGGCACCGGCCTGGACCTCAAGGCGTTCCAGAACCTCGGCTACACCGGTGAGTGGTTCGTCTTCGCGGGCTTCGTCGTCTTCATGTGGTTCCGGCTGCTGCGGCGCGAGGCCGAGTTCACGCGGGACGCGGAGCTGGGCCTGATCCCCTCCGCGGAGGCGGACCAGGACCGGGACCGGGAGCGGAACGGAAGCCCGGAGGGGAATCCGGACCGAAGCGCGAACGGGCACGCGGACGGAAGTTCGGACGGGAATCCGGTCCGGGACGCCGCCGGGGCCCCGGCTCCCTAG